Within Thermococcus indicus, the genomic segment CCCCGACGGTGACGCGGGGTCGGGTGCAAACCCGGGCAACAAAAAATGAGGAGGTGGGATGAATGCCAGCTATGGAAGTCGGAAGGCTTGCCGTTATAATTGCCGGAAGGAGGGCCGGAGAGAAGGTCGTCGTCGTTGACGTCATCGACAGGAACTTCGTCCTCGTTACCGGCGCTGGCTTCAACAAGGTCAAGCGCAGGAGGATGAACGTCAAGCACCTCGAGCCCCTTCCGGAGAAGGTCAGCATCGAGCGCGGCGCCGACGACGAGGCCGTCAAGGCCGCCCTCGAGAGTGCTGGAATCAGCCTTGAGTGAGACCGAGGCCTTTTGGCCTCCCTTCACTTCTCAACGCTTTTAAGTTCTGGTTTCCAAAATTCTTCTGGTGGATTTCATGAGAACCGCGCTGGTGACGGGTGCGACCGGGGGCATCGGGAGGCTTCTCGTTGAGGGGCTCGTCGAGAGGGGTTATAGGGTTGTCGGTGTGGCCAGGAACGAAGAAAAACTTCGTGAACTTCAGGGGAGACTTCCTGCCTTTGAATACATAATCGCCGATTTGAGTAAAGAAGAATTCCCAGGCGCGATTTTGAAGGGGCTCGAGAGGCTCGGTGTGCAAAAGGTTGACCTTCTCATGAACAACGCGGGCCTTGCGGTGAGAAAGCCTCTCCTTGAGCACTCGGGCGAGGAGCTGGAGAATCTGTTCCGTGTGAACGCACTCGCCCCGGTGCAACTTACGAGGGCGGTCCTTCCAATGCTTCGGAAGGGTTCGGCTGTGGTGTTCATAATCAGCGGCGTCGCATTTATCAACGTACCGGAGATTCCCTCCTACTGCGCTGCCAAGGGTGCACTCCACTACCTGGCGGTGAACCTCGAAAAGGAGCTCCTGGATAGGGGAATCCATGTTATGAGGGTGTACCCCAAGCAGGTCAAGACAGGCTTCTGGAACGGAAAGGTTCCGAAGGGTTCGATAGAGCCGGAAGGGGTTGCAAGAGCGGTATTGAAGGGGCTTGAAAAGGGCAAGCGGGAGGTTTTCGTACCTGGCTATCTAAAACTCGTCAAGTACCTCCCGAACTGGCCGGTCTTCACGTACCGCTTCAGGTATTAGGTGGATTTATTAAGTCATGAACCAAGACTCTACTGGGGGTGAGCTGAATGCAACTCCACGCCGTCATTTGGGAAGAGGAGGGTATTTACATCATTCGTGAAGTCTTTACGGGGATAACCACTCAGGGAGAGACAATAGGGGAGGCCATTGAGAACCTTAAGGAGGCCGTTGAGCTGTACCTTGAGGAGTTTCCTGAGCTGAGAGAGGAACTTGAGAAAGTAAAGTTCGTGGGCGATTTCAATGTCGAAGTTGCCAAGGCTCTCGGGTGAAGAAGTCATTAAAGTGCTCACCAAAAAGTTTGATTTTGAAGTGTCCCGCCAAAGGGGCAGTCATGTGGTGCTCGTTAAGTATATGGATGGTAGAAAAATTGGAACTGTGGTTCCGCTTCACAAAGAGTTAAAAGCCGGCACGTTGATGGGAGTACTAAGACTTGCTCAAATAAGCAAGGAGGATTTCATCAAGGCGTTGGAGGACCCATAGGTGATGCTCATGGCGAGGGACGAAGTGAGGAGAATCCTCCCTGCTGACATAAAGCGAGAGGTTCTGATTAAGGACGAGAAGGCCGAAACGAATCCAAAGTGGGGCTTCCCGCCGGAGAAGAGGCCCATGGATATGCACATGCAGTTCGGGATAATAAACCTCGACAAGCCCCCCGGGCCGACGAGCCACGAGGTCGTTGCCTGGATCAAGAGGCTCTTCGACCTGAACAAGGCTGGCCACGGCGGAACTCTCGACCCCAAGGTCAGCGGCGTTTTGCCGGTTGCCCTTGAGAGGGCCACGAGGGTGGTCCAGGCACTCCTGCCGGCGGGAAAGGAGTACGTGGCTCTGATGCATCTCCACGGCGACGTCCCTGAGAACAAAATCCGCGCCGTGATGAAGGAATTCGAGGGCGAGATAATCCAGAGGCCTCCGCTCAGGAGTGCGGTCAAGAGACGCTTAAGGACGAGAAAGGTTTACTACATTGAGATTCTGGAGATAGACGGCAAGGACGTGCTCTTCCGCGTTGGAGTTGAGGCGGGAACCTACATCAGGTCGCTCATCCACCACATAGGCCTTGCCTTGGGGGTCGGTGCCCACATGGCCGAGCTGAGGAGGACGAGGAGCGGTCCCTTCAAGGAGGACGAAACCCTCGTGACCCTTCACGACCTCATAGACTACTACCACTTCTGGAAGGACGACGGCATCGAGGAGTACTTCAGGAAGGCGATACAGCCCATGGAGAAGGCAGTGGAACACCTCCCCAAGGTGTGGATCAGGGATTCAGCGGTAGCAGCGGTAACCTACGGCGCCGACCTGGCCGTTCCGGGTATAGTGAAGGTTCACAGGGGCATTAAGAAGGGCGACCTCGTCGCCGTCATGACCCTCAAGGATGAACTCGTTGCCCTTGGCAAGGCCACCATGACGAGCGGCGAGATGATGCAGAAGAGCAAGGGAATAGCGGTCGATGTGGACAAGGTCTTTATGCCGAGGGACTGGTATCCGAAGATGTGGTGAGGGACTTGTCCCGGCTTTCCCACTTTCTTGATGCATTTTCTTCCTCCACCGGGAATCAGAGAGTGAAGCTTGCCGTAAGGTTCATCCTCCTCTGGTTCTGGCTCGACCTTCTGCTCTTTCTGCTCCTAGGGATTTTTGAGCGTTCCCCCAGAAACATCATCACCTCTGTGATACTCTTCCTCGTCTGGCTCGCGACGGTAGCTTTGCCAAGGATTTTTGGAGAATCGGAGTGGTTTGGGAACCGTCCGGGTTTCACGTACCTTTTTGCTGTTTTTCTTATGGCTCTCTTTGAGGAGCCCCTTGTAACTCTGAACGGCGGCGGGCTGGGAGGAAGGGCAACGAGCCTAGCGCACGATTTAACGATAGCAGTTCCAGTCTTCATGGGTATTGGGGTCGGGTTTTATCTGGCACATCGTATGGTGCCGATGTCGCGCGGTGAGTTCTTCCTCTTTGGGGCGCTCTTTGGGTTTTCGTTGAGATAGTATTGAACGGTGCCTGGAACGGTTTGGTACTGCTCGGTGGTGCCGCGATGGGTCTCTACGGTCTTATTCTCTCCACCTACACCCCTGTGGATGACAATCCAACGCCCCTGAACGCCAGGAAGGTTCTAATCGTCATGACGCTCGGGACGGGATTCATGCTCCTTGGGGCTATCCTTGGGGATTCGCTTTGGAGGAAACTTTGCTGAGCAAAATTGCTCGGTAGGGATGTATCTAAATGGGCCCGATTTCTACGGGGTTTTATTGTTAATCTCGTCAGTTTTTACTCGTGTTTTTCATTTTTAGCGCCCGAAGGGCGCTGGGTTGGGGCGAAACACCGTCAAAACATGCCCTCAAATAGAAACCCTCAAATTACCCGCCTACGTTGAAGACATGCCACTCCCATTATGCCAGTTTAGTCAGTAGAAGACTTTTGGTCAAGCTTTGCGCAAGCAAAGGTTGATAAACCCCTTTTCTTACCACCGCACATGAGCCACTACTACTCCGAGGAGCCGAACGTTCCGCTGAAAACTAGGACAATAGAGGTTTGCCTTAGGGGGCAGTGTTTCAAGTTTATCACCGCCAGCGGAGTTTTTTCCTTCGGGAAGCTAGACCGCGGCACTGAACTGCTCATAGAGAGCATGATACTCGATGAGGGCTGGCGCGTCCTGGATTTGGGCTGCGGCTACGGGGCGATAGGAATCGTCGCCTCGCGCTTCGTGAGCCATGTCGTCATGACCGACGTGAACAGAAGGGCCGTCAGCATAGCGAGGAAAAACTTAAAAATCAACGGCGTTAGAAACGCCGAGGTGAGATGGGGAAGCCTCTACGAACCCGTCAGGGGCGAGAAGTTCGACGCAATCATCACTAACCCCCCGGTGCACGCGGGGAAGGAAGTGCTGAGGGAAATAGTTATAAACGCTCCCCGGCATCTCAACGATGGAGGCCTCCTGCAGCTGGTGATTAAGACGAAGCAGGGGGCAAAGTATATTAAGGCTCTAATGAATGACCACTTCACTGAAGTGAGAGAGCTGGCGAAGGGGAGCGGCTACCGCGTGTATGCCGGGATCGCCTAGCCTGGGATGGCGCGGGCCTTGAGAGCCCGTGTCCGCTTGGACACCGGGGTTCAAATCCCCGTCCCGGCGCCAAAATCCTCTATGAAGGATTGAGATGGAGGTGTATTCGTAATGACGGACAACTTCAGACACATAGTCCGTGTAGCGGGAGTTGATTTGAACGGAAATAAGCAGCTGAGATGGGCCCTCACGGGCATCAGGGGTATAGGCATAAACTTCGCCACTATGGTGCTCAGGGTTGCAGGAATAGACCCGTACATGAAGACCGGTTACCTGACCGACGAGCAGGTCAAGAAGATTGAGAAGGTGCTCGAAGACCCGATCGCCCACGGTATACCCGCCTGGGCCGTTAACAGGCAGAAGGACTACGAGACCGGCAAGGACATGCACCTCATCACCGCCAAGCTCGTCATGGCCTGGCGCGAGGACGTCAACAGGCTCAGGAGAATACGCGCTTACCGCGGCATAAGGCACGAGCTCGGCCTCCCGCTCCGCGGCCAGAGGACCAGGTCGAACTTCAGGCACGGCAGCACCCTCGGTGTGAGCAGAAGGAAGAAGTGAGGTGATGTAGATGGGAGACCCCAAGAGGCAGAGGAAGAGGTACGAGACTCCCTCTCACCCCTGGATTAAGGAGAGGCTCGACCGCGAGAGAGTCCTCATGAAGAAGTACGCCCTCAAGAACAAGAAGGAGCTCTGGAG encodes:
- a CDS encoding 50S ribosomal protein L14e, whose product is MPAMEVGRLAVIIAGRRAGEKVVVVDVIDRNFVLVTGAGFNKVKRRRMNVKHLEPLPEKVSIERGADDEAVKAALESAGISLE
- a CDS encoding SDR family NAD(P)-dependent oxidoreductase, whose protein sequence is MRTALVTGATGGIGRLLVEGLVERGYRVVGVARNEEKLRELQGRLPAFEYIIADLSKEEFPGAILKGLERLGVQKVDLLMNNAGLAVRKPLLEHSGEELENLFRVNALAPVQLTRAVLPMLRKGSAVVFIISGVAFINVPEIPSYCAAKGALHYLAVNLEKELLDRGIHVMRVYPKQVKTGFWNGKVPKGSIEPEGVARAVLKGLEKGKREVFVPGYLKLVKYLPNWPVFTYRFRY
- a CDS encoding type II toxin-antitoxin system HicB family antitoxin codes for the protein MQLHAVIWEEEGIYIIREVFTGITTQGETIGEAIENLKEAVELYLEEFPELREELEKVKFVGDFNVEVAKALG
- a CDS encoding type II toxin-antitoxin system HicA family toxin, producing the protein MSKLPRLSGEEVIKVLTKKFDFEVSRQRGSHVVLVKYMDGRKIGTVVPLHKELKAGTLMGVLRLAQISKEDFIKALEDP
- a CDS encoding RNA-guided pseudouridylation complex pseudouridine synthase subunit Cbf5; this translates as MARDEVRRILPADIKREVLIKDEKAETNPKWGFPPEKRPMDMHMQFGIINLDKPPGPTSHEVVAWIKRLFDLNKAGHGGTLDPKVSGVLPVALERATRVVQALLPAGKEYVALMHLHGDVPENKIRAVMKEFEGEIIQRPPLRSAVKRRLRTRKVYYIEILEIDGKDVLFRVGVEAGTYIRSLIHHIGLALGVGAHMAELRRTRSGPFKEDETLVTLHDLIDYYHFWKDDGIEEYFRKAIQPMEKAVEHLPKVWIRDSAVAAVTYGADLAVPGIVKVHRGIKKGDLVAVMTLKDELVALGKATMTSGEMMQKSKGIAVDVDKVFMPRDWYPKMW
- a CDS encoding class I SAM-dependent methyltransferase, which encodes MSHYYSEEPNVPLKTRTIEVCLRGQCFKFITASGVFSFGKLDRGTELLIESMILDEGWRVLDLGCGYGAIGIVASRFVSHVVMTDVNRRAVSIARKNLKINGVRNAEVRWGSLYEPVRGEKFDAIITNPPVHAGKEVLREIVINAPRHLNDGGLLQLVIKTKQGAKYIKALMNDHFTEVRELAKGSGYRVYAGIA
- a CDS encoding 30S ribosomal protein S13 gives rise to the protein MTDNFRHIVRVAGVDLNGNKQLRWALTGIRGIGINFATMVLRVAGIDPYMKTGYLTDEQVKKIEKVLEDPIAHGIPAWAVNRQKDYETGKDMHLITAKLVMAWREDVNRLRRIRAYRGIRHELGLPLRGQRTRSNFRHGSTLGVSRRKK